In a single window of the Zea mays cultivar B73 chromosome 5, Zm-B73-REFERENCE-NAM-5.0, whole genome shotgun sequence genome:
- the LOC100280351 gene encoding uncharacterized LOC100280351, with protein MGAPLAGAFLVGAGSIGLVYVHALAFDYLRAMGYSNVEVVSPRVFEAFPLLRYILYTPSYLSLHHRERCRNFCLFMPALDLAGGTLDERAWALQRAAYDGGPGGGALGTPEFVFLAHVVDMMSSMHVPFALRSLSSTPFANHFILLPFWPVAFGFMLLMWCCSKTFVVSFYYLRGHLHQTWSVPRYGFQYFLPAAKKGINQQIELAILRADRMGVKVLSLAALNKNEALNGGGTLFVNKHPDLRVRVVHGNTLTAAVILNEIPSNVREVFLTGATSKLGRAIALYLCRKKIRVLMFTVSSERFVKIQREAPPEYQQYLVQVTKYQAAQNCKTWIVGKWLSPREQRWAPSGTHFHQFVVPPIIGFRRDCTYGKLAAMRLPKDVQGLSSCEYTMERGVVHACHAGGVVHFLEGWGHHEVGAIDVDRIDVVWKAALKHGLAPV; from the exons ATGGGGGCCCCGCTGGCAGGGGCCTTCCTGGTGGGGGCCGGCTCCATAGGCCTGGTCTACGTGCACGCCCTCGCCTTCGACTACCTGCGCGCCATGGGTTACAGCAACGTGGAGGTCGTGTCGCCCAGGGTCTTCGAGGCGTTCCCGCTGCTCAGATACATCCTCTACACGCCTTC GTACCTGAGCCTGCACCACCGCGAGCGGTGTCGCAACTTCTGCCTGTTCATGCCGGCGCTGGACCTGGCGGGCGGGACGCTGGACGAGCGGGCGTGGGCGCTGCAGCGCGCGGCGTACGACGGGGGGCCGGGCGGCGGCGCGCTGGGGACGCCGGAGTTCGTGTTCCTGGCGCACGTGGTGGACATGATGTCGTCGATGCACGTGCCGTTCGCGCTCCGGTCGCTCAGCTCCACCCCGTTCGCCAACCACTTCATCCTGCTCCCGTTCTGGCCCGTCGCCTTCGGCTTCATGCTGCTCATGTGGTGCTGCTCCAAGACCTTCGTCGTCAGCTTCTACTACCTCCGCGGCCACCTCCACCAGACCTGGTCCGTGCCCCGCTACGGCTTCCAG TACTTCCTGCCGGCGGCGAAGAAGGGCATCAACCAGCAGATCGAGCTGGCCATCCTGCGGGCCGACAGGATGGGCGTCAAGGTGCTCAGCCTCGCCGCGCTCAACAAG AACGAGGCTCTGAACGGAGGCGGCACCCTGTTCGTGAACAAGCACCCGGACCTGCGCGTGAGGGTGGTGCACGGCAACACGCTGACGGCGGCCGTGATCCTGAACGAGATCCCCAGCAACGTGAGGGAGGTGTTCCTGACCGGCGCCACCTCCAAGCTCGGCAGGGCCATCGCGCTCTACCTCTGCAGGAAGAAGATCAGAGTCCTG ATGTTCACGGTGTCGTCGGAGAGGTTCGTGAAGATCCAGAGGGAGGCGCCGCCGGAGTACCAGCAGTACCTCGTGCAGGTGACCAAGTACCAGGCCGCACAGAACTGCAAG ACTTGGATCGTGGGCAAGTGGCTGTCGCCGCGTGAGCAGCGGTGGGCGCCGTCCGGGACGCACTTCCACCAGTTCGTGGTGCCGCCCATCATCGGCTTCCGGCGGGACTGCACCTACGGCAAGCTGGCCGCCATGAGGCTGCCCAAGGACGTGCAGGGCCTCAGCTCCTGCGAG TACACGATGGAGCGCGGGGTGGTGCACGCGTGCCACGCCGGCGGCGTGGTGCACTTCCTGGAAGGCTGGGGCCACCACGAGGTGGGCGCCATCGACGTCGACCGGATCGACGTCGTCTGGAAGGCGGCGCTCAAGCACGGGCTGGCGCCGGTGTGA